The proteins below are encoded in one region of Deltaproteobacteria bacterium:
- a CDS encoding YmdB family metallophosphoesterase, translated as MWVLFLGDVVGKPGRKAVGEFLSRLRNVRDVDLVIANGENLASGMGMTEPSVREMFDAGVDVLTGGNHVWDKKEGAPLVRSDERILRPANYPPGVEGRGWGLFRGRSGTPYAVISLIGRVFMGGYDCPFRWADATLPEIRKSAACIVVDFHAEATSEKRALGLYLDGRVSAVAGTHTHVQTSDAERLPKGTGY; from the coding sequence GTGTGGGTCCTGTTTCTCGGAGACGTCGTCGGAAAGCCCGGCCGGAAGGCCGTGGGGGAGTTCCTGTCGCGCCTCCGGAACGTCCGGGACGTCGACCTGGTGATCGCCAACGGGGAGAACCTCGCCAGCGGGATGGGGATGACGGAGCCCTCGGTCCGCGAGATGTTCGACGCCGGTGTCGATGTGCTGACCGGCGGAAACCACGTCTGGGACAAAAAGGAAGGCGCGCCCCTGGTCCGGTCGGACGAGAGGATCCTCCGCCCCGCGAATTACCCGCCGGGCGTGGAAGGGCGGGGCTGGGGGCTCTTCCGGGGCCGCAGCGGGACGCCGTACGCGGTGATTTCCCTCATCGGCAGGGTCTTCATGGGCGGGTACGACTGCCCGTTCCGGTGGGCCGACGCGACGCTTCCCGAGATCCGGAAATCGGCGGCCTGCATCGTCGTCGATTTTCACGCGGAGGCGACCTCCGAAAAGCGGGCGCTCGGGCTCTACCTCGATGGAAGGGTGTCGGCGGTCGCGGGGACGCACACGCACGTCCAGACCTCCGACGCGGAACGGCTTCCGAAGGGGACCGGGTACAT